One Glycine max cultivar Williams 82 chromosome 8, Glycine_max_v4.0, whole genome shotgun sequence genomic window, TTAATCTTGTAAGATCAAGTTTGGATAAATTATTCaaggaacaaaaagaaaaaaaaataataactttaacTTATCTATTACAAAATCTTATGCGTAGGTTATCTGAACTTTTCTATTGAATTCGTGTAGCTACATTTAAACCATCAACTCATGATGTTTATGTCCGGCGAAATTTCTAGATTCATTTCCCAATTCCCATGGGTGCTGTGGGCTGTGACaactgatttatttatttatttattatccttTCTACCGTTATTAACAATAAGTTCAAATACTATAACTTTATGTTTGATAACAAGTCAACCATATtccttgaataaaaaaaaattatttccttcAATGATACTCCATCTTTGAGCATATTAAGAAGATGGATTGTTAAATAGAATGGTGACGCAGAAAGTTCGCAATCTAATCAACACTTTGCTTTGAacgttttttatttatttattaagtgcTCTGAACGATTTTAAGTAATAGGTAAAAGAGAATACAATATAGTctacaaagaaaaatactaaataaagaCTTAGATTTGCGTCAAAACTAAtcttctatatatttttctaattttttttaatcaatatttatttaaacaatgCTACCATTAATTCTGCATCAATTTTCGCACAACTCATGGATTAATTTAGtgtcatttaaaatatatttttaatatgttttatggAAAAGATTATTAAAGCAATTTTTTCACGATCTTAAGTTTGTGGACAGGAACTcatataacaatttttattaaataaatatttaattcaacTATATATCCAAGCAAGTGTTGTAATTCAGTGGGTATTCCCAAGACAAGAGTCCTAAATTAtctagttataaattatttatttgtttatactttatatatcaatttttttttaagaattttaaagtGACCAGCAAAAGTACGGGACTCCCATTCATTAATTTGGGCCTTGTGGGGGCTTGAATGCTTGATGTAATGCAATAATATGCCTTGCATAAAATAGAACATCTTCATCTTAAAAACAGTTCACTTTTCCAAAACTCCTTTTCTCCTTCCTTTCTTTGTTCTTGGGTTGAAAAATTACTCTTGCCAGCAAGCtcagattttaatatatattatgcaatacataattactataattaatGTAGATGGCATCATAACATATTGCATGATGTGTTAGACAGAAGATTGTTTACTTGGAAATATATTTCTACCAATTCAAATCTTAAGATTGGTAACCTAAAAAAACCTGAAGATTGGTGTATTCGGTCGAAAGATACAAAACatgataaactaattaatttctaaaCACTGAACATGTATACATTGCTGAGCTGAAATTATCAAACAGGCCCTAATTATTTAGAACAAATTGTactctcttttttatataaaataacaaattttaattgcaATTTATTTAGAACACACGATTTTCTATAACGTATCATTGCTTCTTGTTTGCATTCTAAATAACATACTGCAATTGGGGGAATTATCTATAGCAACAAGCCAACAACCAATTATAACTCTAAGAAAATTGAAAGGAGAGGACTGAAACAATTACAACACGCCATATGAGTGTGAGGCCTTGGTGCATTTATTTAGGTGAAATAAAGATAGaggaaagggaagaagaaaaaaggaaagtcCCTAGTAGTACTTCAGTTGTAGactatttaattatgatatgaGATGTGGGCGTAATAGTGCTACGAGTCAATTTGATACCAACTTAAAAGGAGAGCTAAAAAAATTGAGGGATGAATTATTCGTAAAACTTTATCATAAAAGTCTCACCCCAAAATCTTTTAACCATTTAAGGATACAACAAATTAACCATACACAATAATATGTAACAATGCACATGAAGCCcctatgataatatatatatatatatttcaagagAGGCTCAGACAGCCCTTGTTGACATAAGCCTGGCTAATTCCATCCTCTTATGCTCATACTGAATAAACGCCTCAGCCTCTTGGTCCACGCTTTTGTAAGCACTGTGATTCCATAACCTGCTGTTATGTTCTCGAGCCTCAACGTTGGATTCTACTTCAGCTATAGAATCCTCATAGTTGGTTCTGAATGCCACATGACCCTTCTTGTGATGATTTTGCCTAGGATATGTTGCCTCTACTGGGGGGTCGTACACTTGGTACTCGTCAGAGGGGCATCGCCACCCATAGTTGTTGTAGTTTTGGTATGCCATTGCTTACTTTGTGAGGGTAATGTGTCTAGAAATGGTGGTTGAGGTTGTGGTGCAACTTCATCTTAATTTCAGCTACtatttattggtttttattATTCCATGATGATAAGAGAGAATTtaattcttttctctctcttacgGCATgcaaattaaaagtatattcGGAGAAGGAGGAGATATTTCATATTTGTGCATGAAGCATCCAATTCggtattttttattgttcaaagATTCCAACGCCACCATGATCATTTAACCAACTTTAATTTGTTCGAAGACAGCACATCTCGGATGAAATTCGATTCTCTTCGCTTCTCACGAATTGACAAGTTGGTGATCATgtacaaaagtttttttaaaaaaatatcccgTTCTCTTGTGCAATTTGGAATTTTGTTTTAGTGGCATGGGCCAACAACACTTCAGAAACTATGTTATAGattgaaacaaaataatgttattcaatGTCCATAGTCATGTATCTCTCTGGCTATATTCCTTACTTTTTTGTTGAAAAGatagagtgggagaaagaaagaagaaaaagagtttTTATAATCTCAATATTTTACTTCAAAAAActgtaaagaaaagaaaaagtgtatatataaaacaataataaaaacgtGTAGATATAAGATCTCATGCAATTGTAAAATCACTAAAATGATTGGTATTCTCCTAATCTATAAAGAAAGATTTAGGTTATATTGTGCCAGATATTTCATTTGATTgttcattaaataagttttttaataatttttttagaagcttttaatcttttttaatattttaaaagttataatttttttagtagtttttaatcttttttaatattttaaaagttaaattctaacttctaattttttttatccttaatatatgtATTAAATTTCCTGTTTACCTTTTGtcaataaatcatgattttattattttttaatcattttatactttttatctaTTTCAACAACTAGTTTTATCGaatacatataatttaattagctAGCTTTCAAACTTCtagttaactttttaattatttttatcgatCATAGCCttaataatctttaaaaaaaaaggtacgagttaattaaaaaaattaatgaaatgataaaataattttttacacggtgtaaatttatataagtgcatattttatttgtttataaaagaaaatgtttaatatttagTCATTCGCGtttttgaaaatggggaacttTGATCACTTTCATGTATTTCATTAATTAGTGAGTTTTTCTTAAATGATAATGTAGTTTTCAAAATCCAACTCATCATTATTATGTATAACAAAATTGATGAcatgtaattttcttttcaagtcATGTTAGAACGTCactattaattttcatttttatattcaccATCAATTGGTACTAATACATACATCatctttgtaatattttttcttaacatttagtaaaaatattattaaaaacttttgacaatatttaaaaattatcgtcaaatatgaataaatgttactaatattttatcaaatgttgTGTATAGCTAATGTAGTTAAAACCTTTAGTGACATGAGTTATacataatatttgataaaaatgtcacgaaaacatattaataatatttattcatatttgataatattttttaaatatttccaaaagcttttagaaatatttttactaaatgttTAGgccaaaaaatattactaaagaTCACATGTGTGTAgtgaaaaaaaagttgattaaaTTTGATTCCTAATTTGCAGAGGAAATTAAATGGTTTATTAATATTCTTTcagttaaaatagtttttttatccTCTCATCTattttttagattcaatttagttatttaatttttttattcaatttgatcctttattttttaaaatcaatttaatttgattctacCGTCTAAAATGGATCAACGATGTTAAAAAATCGCACTATGTGATGATTTAAAATTGTTACAAAACACACATTTCTTAACATTATCAATTTAACTTAGATGATAATatcaaattgaatcaattttaaaaatttgatgatCAAAGTAAATCAGAAAAATCAGAAGAATAAATCAAACCCAAACAATAAATTGaggaaaaaaactaatttaatcttCCTTGCATTGTTAGTTTTTGTCTTCGGCCTTAAACCCTCCTTCGTTATAATATTTAAGTGTTGTACCTAAATGAACTAGTAAAAGCCAGATTAAACTAGTTGGTTTCACCAGTTGTTCTAATAACTGGTCTCTCATCCGGAAAGAATGACCCTTGGAACTAGTCCTCATGAAAACTAGCCAAAAAATCATTGAACTAGTCAATAGCTGTGAAAATTGACCAGAACTGGTGGTTCATCGATTTTATTCTTCTATCCAAAGTAAAACCTTTTCCTAAACTCTGATAGAGGCAATGCTTTTAGGTTCCTTTATAGGACAATGGAGGATAAATGCTAGTGGAAGTTGGCTCAGTGACATGAGTCATATGTTGACCAAAGAAATCAATGAAGGAGACTTAAGTAACTGAGTCATGTTGTGTGTGAATGTTGTAGAGCTTATGGTCCCCAAGATCTAAGAGTGATCGAATTTCCTAGATCCAACGGTGGCAACTGGCAAGATTACATTGATTTAGGTGGTAAGATTCGCCTACATTTTTATGGCTCTAGGAGTCTCTATATGGGCTTCATAATAAGGAGCCCAGGAAAAGAGGCAATGCTTGGATCATTATTGAGTCCTTCACTAATTGTCTAATTCAATAGCTAGTCTAGTTTTAAGAACATGGCTTAAATCAATAgttaacatattaattataacTTCTATTCTTAcaacaaattattatctttttggTACAACAAACTCATTACTtaactataaattatattaattatataaatataaataatttactcttatattatgaattaaagAACTCATCTTAGAAAGTGAAATTGTCACCCTCCCCACTCTCTCAATCAAACATCCTTAATATTCTCTTTTTTCCCTTCTTTATATATGCATTCCAAATTTCACACTACTCTCACAATTggaaaaataaatctcaattacCTCAAACCGTTCTccttttcttaatttctatacttatttttcttaagattaaaatagaattttgatcttttatttgtatttttttcactttgtcCCTAAGTTTAAAAGGTTTTACTTTGAATACATAAAGTGTCTATGttaaaccaaattgattcttctGTTAATATTTTTGCATTAATGATGTTCATTTTGGCTCACGAGATTTTTCATTGTTTGGCACATGTCACtaagttaaaaactaaaacactaataatactaatatttaataaatgaaaagcAAAGTGACATGCGTTGTCAAATTGTGTGAGATTACCGTGAATGGAACACGAATGATTCCGTAATCTCTATTCCTAATTTTCTCCTTAAAATTAGTCTATTTGTAACATAAATAGATATCATacagtataaaatataaatagatattttttttttactgcaaaagAGTTAAAGAGCTCATATCATTTTACTAATAAGAACATTAATACTCTTTTTTCAGAAAGTCAGGTGGATTAAAACtcttttttcatctttaaaacTCGTTTTTGATTAGTCCGCAAACTTTTGATATCTATCATTAGTGAGCTTTGTCTAACATGTATAATTGATATCATACACACAATAAAACTCACTAATGATATTTCAGATAAAGACTATCTCGCACAATAAAATTCACTCTGTCTCTAATCACTCTTACAAATCCTGGTGGAAAGAAAATTCTAATAGAAAACCTACCACCTTACGCATTGACcctatataaaatgaaaagaatccAAAGGGAAGCTGAACAAATATCAGCTCCGGCACGTTTTGGTTTTCAACAAAAGCACTTCATTGATGGTACATGCGCATGTCTTATTGCTAACAGGCTAAAATTAGTCTAATAGAAGACTTTAGAATATAAGATGAACGAAAGACCTCAGTAAATAGCCCATTCCCACGCTTTAATGAATAATATGTCTAAATcagacaaataatttttttagagcaAAATCTATGTTGGTAGATTCCAACAGATTCCAAATAGGAAATTACCATTCCaaagaaggaaaaggaaacaacataaaataaagcaACATAAGTTGCGACCGAGTAATATCACATATTGGAACGGTATCTAATTGAAAGCAAccaaaccatatatatataatgcaaaGAACTGAGTCAGCATTGTTATGAATATAGACCAACCAATCGGATTAGATATTTAgcataaataaagaataataagaaaataaattggtcTGCAGAACAAAACTTCCCAAACAGGAAAAAGTGGGGAATTTTAAACTACTCTCATACATCCGGGGATCAATCACACTAATACCAAACAAACACAATTCATGAAGGCAAGCCAGTTCTCAAAACAGCACTTTAATTCCAGTCCTCTTCAATAGAGATGCTGCTCCCCTTGAATGAAAGTCCAGCTCTAAATTATATACAGAACTCCCCCCTAGATCAAAGAATTTATCAGCAATTAATGAATTCCCAAAGAATATCTCACTGGACAATGATACAGCCATACGAGTGACACACAAACACAATCATCACAACCTCAGTTAAAAACCTCCGAGAGAGGAGAGTCACTTGAGCTGTACAAGCTACAAAGCTTAGAAACAAGCCAGTATCTCAAATGACTTCCCAAtatcatctctctctcttgcAATTTCCCGGCAAAAGAAATTTATACTTCTCAGAATTTTCCAGAAGAAAAGCAGGAAGGTGAACTGCAGAATAGGAATGGGGTATTGATCCCATTTTACCAATGATATCCCTGAAAGTGTACTCCTCCGGCAGCATGTCAAATAAATCGGTCCCTTTGCAGATTACCTTCTGAATTCTTTCGGGATTTAAATAGTGAGAGAACCTGACTCTATCATAATGGCTGTAGGCTTTCATCTTGAAAATGAAATCGCTGATCCGACGGAAGCAAAAGCTACAATGCCAGCCAGCATCCGCCAATATGTCATCAGACTGGCGATAATGTGCATACCTCGTCTTACCAGTCTGATACCTGTGAATTGAAGCCCTCCAGCTCTTATCATCCACGCGAAATTCAAATGAATAGAGATAATTTTTCAGCTGCAGATGAAGGATTGAGGGTACTTCATCACACCACCTCAGGAGGTTAATAGTGTGAGCACTTGGTATCTCATCCACATCAGACATAATCAATAAGTCATCATCAGTAATACCAGCTATCTTGAGGAGATGGTCCAATGCTACACGCTGATACGCCTCCTCAACAAATGGGTTTTCTCCTTTCTTAAATCTCCCACCAATGGTCCCATAAGTTAACCGCGGCTCAACAAATTTGAACTGCTCCCTATTGCTATTGAAAACCAGAGGCTTAGGCAATCCAGTGAAGGTAGAATTTGACTCAAGAACAACAAATTCAGTTATGTAAGGGTACAATTCTCTCCAGCGCAAAGTTAGTATTTCCAACTCATTGCTAAACAACACGGCATCATAAACACGTCTAGGGTACTCCCGGACTCCCCAGCCATGAAGTCTGCAGAGATTCTCCATGGTGATGTTTTCGTTATAGTAATGAGGGATGACATTGAAAGGCTTGGGTGCTTTTTCCCACAGCGGTCGCAGAAAGTAGGAGATCTTCTGCCCGTGTATATAGAATCCAAAGACGCACATTGGGATAACAGCAAACATGAATATATAGGTTTTCACATCCAAACCACGCAGAATACAGCGAATTCGTGACATGCCCAATACTTGACTTGATTCCTGCATAATTAAGGAACAAACATGTAAGTAAACAGTAAAACTCCAGCTTCAAGaatgaaaaatcataaaataaatatgtaatgcAGCTTCATTAAATCAAACACAATCTTATCAAAAACACAATGCTCCTCTCTCTCTATTCGTGAAAATTTCCAAGCATCATATAACTTAAATCCCCAATTGTAATCATAAAGCCAAAAGTTGTATcatgaagagaaaagaaacatgCCCCGAAAAAACCCCAAATTGCAAGCTGTTCATGCGAGAAACATTGCACCCGTTCAAATCCAATTATGGCTACAACAGAACCGAAACCCCTTTCCCTCCCAAATGAATCCCCCAAAAAATAGGAACAAGAAGGAAAAAAGGGGTGTCTTCGTTTGTGTTCACTTACAAGCCACAAAAAATAGCTCACCAGATTttctaaaattagaaaaaaaaaaaaaaaaaaaaaccgccAAAACATAAAAAGCGCTACCTTATCCCATACCTAAATTCAGATCACGAAAATCTTGCGCACACaccaaaatcatataaaatagcACACAACAAACAACACCTAAAAAGAGCAAATCTAGGACAAAATTTTCATCAAATTCCAGTGACAGATTACATGACAATCCGCATCCACAGCCTTCTAAGGAAAAACCATTCAAAATGactttttgctttgttttctctCCAAAATAACGAAATCCATAAATTAAATAGGCGAATCGAAGCCACAGCTGAAAGATTAACTTACATCGACACCACATAAACGGAAAATTAACAtttggtaaaaataaaaaataatactaaagtATTTATGGATGATATATACCTGATCACAAACATTGCTGCACAAATCATCGCTCTTCTTAGAACAGTAATTGCCTCCAGTCTCGttcatcatccaccacattTTGGCGTGCGTTTCACAGTCCAATGCACGAATCAATCAGAACAAAACCAGATCTTAGTTAGTTGGCCGCGGGGGGTTTGAAATCTTAGTTAGTGTATAAGCAAAGAAACGCGTGATGGGCGTTAAAACGCAGCAGAGGAAGCAAAATCCGAGGTGGTTTATATGATGTTCGCACGAAGAGACTAGAGAGAGTATAAGACGGAACAAACAAGGAAAGGTAATTGCTAATAGCCTCTCTGTGTGTTGGAATGGGTGGCAGTTGTCGTCTTCACACAGCTAGTTATCAAAAAGTTCCGTTACAAGATTGGTGATTCCACTTTCTCTatgctaattttttatattctctgTGCCGTTTTtgcttattaataataaatatccaACAAACTTAGTCTTGACCTCTACTTTTTACTGAGTCTCTCTTCTCCACGCGTTGTTGTGTGTCTATTCAGAGTATTGACTCGCTCGCCACAACTGCTTCGGTTCTCTCTGCTAATACGTGCTATTATTTCATCTACGGAAACAATAGGCTATTTATTCGCTTGCCATTTTCACAATTTTACACGTGTCCGGTTTTGCTTTTTTATATTCAACACAAACAAACACTTTTCCCTTATACATTGTTTTTGTTACTACAATTCTTACTATcggttaaatttttaaaaaatcacacaaCTCTTAACATAAAGTGAAACTCACCCATAAAATCTCATTACGGACTTAAAGACCTTGTTGGTGGTCGTTTCTTAATGAGTTCACAGCACTcaatttacttaaatttttatgttataaaaaaataaatctatataCTATGTAAGTTTTAATACCATCAACCTTGTATATAggaattttcttattatttttttataagattatttttcaaattatttcattacttttaattactttataattatcataatcaataaaaaaaataaatctataaattattaatagacattaattaattggatagaaaaaaataataaaattgtgagATAACGAGCCCTAATAATTAATAcgtatttttaatatatgtgaAATAATTTCGAAAGAATGAAGAAAGTGTTACTTGCGCGTAAGTTTGGAAGGAAGCGGAGTCCTCGTTTAGAGGAAAGGAGGTTGTAAAAGAAAGCGGCAAAGGTCGACTTTGGCTTATGTTAATGTTATGTCTTATGTGTGCGCTGGAAGGAACAGTTCCACCACCAAG contains:
- the LOC100305952 gene encoding uncharacterized protein LOC100305952, with the protein product MAYQNYNNYGWRCPSDEYQVYDPPVEATYPRQNHHKKGHVAFRTNYEDSIAEVESNVEAREHNSRLWNHSAYKSVDQEAEAFIQYEHKRMELARLMSTRAV
- the LOC100805850 gene encoding putative beta-1,4-mannosyl-glycoprotein 4-beta-N-acetylglucosaminyltransferase, which gives rise to MWWMMNETGGNYCSKKSDDLCSNVCDQESSQVLGMSRIRCILRGLDVKTYIFMFAVIPMCVFGFYIHGQKISYFLRPLWEKAPKPFNVIPHYYNENITMENLCRLHGWGVREYPRRVYDAVLFSNELEILTLRWRELYPYITEFVVLESNSTFTGLPKPLVFNSNREQFKFVEPRLTYGTIGGRFKKGENPFVEEAYQRVALDHLLKIAGITDDDLLIMSDVDEIPSAHTINLLRWCDEVPSILHLQLKNYLYSFEFRVDDKSWRASIHRYQTGKTRYAHYRQSDDILADAGWHCSFCFRRISDFIFKMKAYSHYDRVRFSHYLNPERIQKVICKGTDLFDMLPEEYTFRDIIGKMGSIPHSYSAVHLPAFLLENSEKYKFLLPGNCKRER